The following DNA comes from Amycolatopsis solani.
GCGTGCCGGTCGGAGTTTCCTTCGGGGTCGTCGACGGCTTCGGGTGCTTCGGCGTGCTCTCCTTCGACGGCGGCTGACCGCCGTCGTGCCCCGGGCCGTGGCCCTGGTCGCCCGGATCGCCCTGGTCGCCATCGGGGTTCTCGTCCGTCGGGGTCGCGTCGGTCGTCGTCGGCACGTCGGACGACGGCGGGGGCGCGACCTCGCCGCCGATGCGCTCGACCTTGTCGAAGCGCTCGCCCGGCTTGCCCGTCAGGTACAGCGACAGGAACTTCTGCCACATCGGGCCGGCGATCGTGGAGCCGTAGATCGGCGAGTTGTTCTTGCCGTGCAGCGGCTTGTTGCCGTCGCCGCCGACCCATGCCGCCACCGAGACCGACGGGGTGTACCCGACCATCCACGTCTGCGAGTTCGCGTTCGCCGCCCACGCCGGCTCGCCCGCGACCTTCGTGTGCTGCTGCGTCCCGGTCTTGCCGGCGCACTCGTGGCCGTTGGGGCACTTCAGCTTCGAGAAGCCGATGACCGGCTTCAGCGCTTCGGTGACGTTGCCGGCGATCTGCCGGCTCTTGTCCGAGTCGCTGTCGAACACGGCCTTGGCCTCGGTCTGGGCTTCCCAGGCGACTTCGCTCTGCGCGTTGGTCACCTTCTGCACGAAGTGCCGGTCGCGCTGCTGGCCGTTGGCCGCGAAAGTCGCGTACGCCGAAGCCATGTCCAGCGGCGTGATCTGCGTTTCGCCACCGCCGAGGGAGATGTTGTTGTCCTTGGTGGAGATGATCGACTGGCCGCCGTCCTCCTTGACCTTGACGCCGGCTTCCTTCGCGGCTTCCTTGACCGGGCCCTGCTTGGTGTCGTGCAGGACCATGTCGTAGAACACGGTGTTCGCCGAGCGTTCCATCGCTTCGGCGACGGTGCACTGCTGCGAGCAACTGCTGCCCGGGCCGGCGTTGCGCACGACGCGGCCGTCGAAGACGCGGTTGTTGGAGCCGTCGTAGGTGGTGTCGAGGCCCTTGCCCATCTTGAGCAGCGCGGTGAGGTCGAACGGCTTCATCGACGAACCGGGGTTCTGCGGGGTGTCCGCCCAGTCGCGCCCGGCCTGGTCCTGCCCGTTGACCTGCACGATCGGCTTACCGCCGTAGTAGGCGAGCACGCCGCCGGTCTTCGGGTCGACGGCGACGAGCGCGTTGAGCAGGTTGTCGTCGACCTGGTTCTTCATCGCGTCGGTCGCGGCCTGCTCGGCGGCCTGCTGCGCCTTCGGGTCGATCGTCGTCTGGACCACGAAACCGCCGGAGTAG
Coding sequences within:
- a CDS encoding transglycosylase domain-containing protein, which encodes MSGGPELMTHHAYEEPADDGRPDDDGKPVLTPEQKKKRRWKIIRRVAYGFFGLFFVVPAIAFVITYFLVDVPSPTEVAQNQSQAVTYLFADGSPMGKDVPRGGNRVLLTPDQIPDVMKHAAIATEDDSFETNSGFDVGGLLRAVYNQATGGTGGGSTISQQYIKKATDNDAPTLTRKWTELAKSFKMNQTYEKKDIITAYLNIIYFGRGAYGVGAASQAFFHKEAKDLSFSEAALLAGLIQQPGRSENPKVANDRWNTALDRMVKNNYISAADRAAAQFPTPIPLEDSKQQAGAPPAFVVQQVKNELAAHDIPEDRYYSGGFVVQTTIDPKAQQAAEQAATDAMKNQVDDNLLNALVAVDPKTGGVLAYYGGKPIVQVNGQDQAGRDWADTPQNPGSSMKPFDLTALLKMGKGLDTTYDGSNNRVFDGRVVRNAGPGSSCSQQCTVAEAMERSANTVFYDMVLHDTKQGPVKEAAKEAGVKVKEDGGQSIISTKDNNISLGGGETQITPLDMASAYATFAANGQQRDRHFVQKVTNAQSEVAWEAQTEAKAVFDSDSDKSRQIAGNVTEALKPVIGFSKLKCPNGHECAGKTGTQQHTKVAGEPAWAANANSQTWMVGYTPSVSVAAWVGGDGNKPLHGKNNSPIYGSTIAGPMWQKFLSLYLTGKPGERFDKVERIGGEVAPPPSSDVPTTTDATPTDENPDGDQGDPGDQGHGPGHDGGQPPSKESTPKHPKPSTTPKETPTGTPDPEE